A window of Cucurbita pepo subsp. pepo cultivar mu-cu-16 chromosome LG06, ASM280686v2, whole genome shotgun sequence contains these coding sequences:
- the LOC111796973 gene encoding uncharacterized protein LOC111796973 encodes MVHLLPNPLRVSSHLRQDPPRTAVRTRAKSSTGRYEILRNGGIKVRLAVVVRCSSDYSSPITAAIGTSEEIEISDENAYLATEFGWKVRKLIEEEDDLRTVARIQAEAFHEPVLLFNHFFFQFFQAEVLSALIYRLKSYPRDRYACLVAEPESERCKDEYNFVGVVDVTVAGDLKVRRLLPAGVKEYLFVTGIAVDQTARRRKVATALLKGCDMLAKVWGFKFLALSAYEDDYGARNLYSKAGYQVLYVDPLWKSSWIGRKRCVTMVKQL; translated from the exons ATGGTCCATTTGCTCCCAAATCCGCTCCGAGTTTCATCGCACCTCCGCCAAGATCCGCCGCGCACGGCGGTCCGGACAAGAGCGAAGTCCAGCACCGGCCGCTACGAGATCTTGAGGAATGGAGGAATTAAGGTGAGATTGGCGGTGGTTGTGCGGTGTAGCAGTGATTATTCGAGTCCGATCACGGCGGCGATCGGAACATcggaagaaattgaaattagcGACGAGAATGCGTATTTGGCGACGGAATTTGGATGGAAGGTGAGGAAATTgatcgaagaagaagatgatttgAGAACGGTTGCGAGGATTCAAGCCGAAGCGTTCCATGAAcctgttcttcttttcaaccattttttcttccagTTCTTCCAG GCAGAAGTGCTTTCCGCGTTGATTTACCGATTGAAAAGTTACCCACGAGACAG GTATGCTTGTTTGGTTGCAGAGCCAGAAAGTGAAAGGTGTAAAGATGAGTACAACTTTGTGGGAGTGGTGGACGTGACGGTGGCCGGAGATTTGAAAGTCAGGCGCCTCCTTCCCGCCGGCGTCAAAGAGTATCTCTTTGTAACTGGAATCGCCGTCGACCAAACTGCAAG aaGGCGCAAAGTAGCAACGGCACTATTGAAAGGGTGTGACATGTTAGCAAAGGTTTGGGGATTCAAGTTTTTGGCGTTAAGTGCATACGAAGATGACTATGGGGCTCGTAATTTGTATAGTAAAGCTGGGTATCAGGTTTTGTATGTTGACCCTCTTTGGAAATCTTCTTGGATTGGACGAAAACGTTGTGTTACTATGGTTAAGCAACTTTAG